In the Profundibacter amoris genome, AAAATCATCGTTTGCGTGCCCCATGGCGCGACACCGGTTGAAAAACGTGCCATCCGCCAGTCGGTTCTGTCTGCCGGTGCGCGCCGCGCCGGTCTAATCGCCGAACCGATTGCCGCCGCGATTGGCGCCGGTATGCCGATCACCGACCCGACTGGCAACATGGTTGTTGACATCGGCGGCGGCACCACCGAGGTGGCCGTGCTGTCACTGGGCGACATCGTTTACGCCCGCTCGGTGCGGGTCGGCGGGGACCGGATGGACGAAGCCATCATCAGTTACCTGCGTCGTCAGCATAACCTGCTGATTGGCGAAACCACCGCCGAGCGGATCAAGACCAGCATCGGCACAGCGCGGATGCCTGACGACGGGCGTGGGGCCTCGATGCATATTCGCGGGCGTGATCTGTTGAATGGTGTCCCCAAGGAAACCGAGGTCAATCAGGCCCAAATCGCCGAAGCCCTGGCCGAACCCGTGCAGCAAATTTGCGAAGCGGTGATGACAGCGCTGGAAGCCACACCGCCCGATCTGGCTGCGGATATTGTGGACCGCGGCGTGATGCTGACCGGTGGCGGTGCGCTGTTGGGGGATCTTGATCTGGCGCTGCGCGAGCAGACCGGGTTGGCGATCTCGATTGCTGATGAATCGCTGAATTGTGTAGCATTGGGCACCGGCAAGGCGCTTGAATATGAAAAGCAGCTACGCCATGTAATTGACTACGACAGCTAGGCCATATCCGGCCACGGGAGCGTCCCTTGGCAAAAGACCGAAACACCCATGCACATTATGTCCGCCCGATCAGGCGTATTCTGGTCGGGCTATTGGTGTTTGTGCTGTTGGCCCTGTTCCTGTTGTGGCGCATTGACAGCCCGCGTGTGGAACGGTTCCGTGCGGCCATTGTTGACCGTTTTGTGCCGAATTTCGAATGGGCACTGGTGCCGGTGACGGCGGCGGCGGGGATGATCGAGAATTTCCGCTCCTACAACAAGATTTACGAACAAAATCAGGAATTGCGCCGTGAATTGCAGCGCCTGAAATCGTGGAAAGAGGCCGCCGTTCAGCTGGAACAGCAAAACGCCAAACTGCTGGCGCTGAATTCGGTGCGGCTTGACCCGAAACTGACGTCGGTTTCCGGTGTGGTGCTGGCCGACAGTGGTTCCCCCTTTCGCCAGTCGGTTCTGCTGAATGTCGGATCGCGCGACGGGGTCAAGGACGGCTGGGCCACAATGGACGGGCTGGGGCTGGTCGGGCGCATTTCGGGGGTTGGCAAAAACACCGCGCGGGTGATCCTGCTGACGGATGCCAACAGCCGGATACCTGTGACAATCCAGCCATCCGGCCAAAGGTCGCTTTTGGTTGGCGACAATTTCGCGCGACCCCTGATCGAGTTTCTGGAAAAGCCGGAACTGGTGCGCCCCGGTGACAGGGTGGTGACCTCTGGCGATGGCGGGGTGTTTCCGGCCGGTTTGCTGGTGGGCGAAGTGACAAAGGATCTGGATCGGCGGTTAAGGGTTCGACTGGCTGCCGATTACGAGCGGCTGGATTTCCTGCGGGTTTTGCGCAGCCGCAATGTCGAGGTTATCAAAGACCCCGGCGCCCTGCTGATAGGCGAACGATCTGCGCCACAGCCCCCCGCACCCGAAGAGGGGGCGAATGATGGTTGATCCGGCTCTTAGTAGAAAATGGGTGTACTGGGCATTATTTCTGGTTCTTGCGGGCCTGATGTTCTTCATGCGCCTGATCCCGTTGCAAACCACCCCGTCAAACTGGGCAATGCCCGATCTGCTGGTTTGTATGTGCTTTGCGTGGGTGCTGCGCCGGCCTGATTATACGCCGGTGTTACTGATTGCCGCTGTCATGCTGCTGGCCGATATGCTGTTTCAACGCCCGCCCGGACTGATGGCGGCACTGGTTGTAATCGGCACCGAGTTTTTGCGCAGACGCACCCATCTGATGCGCGAACTGCCGTTCATGTTTGAATGGGCAATGGTGGCGGGGGTTATGGTTGCAATGCTCATCGCCTACAGGCTTGTCTTGATTGTTGTGATGCAGCCACGGCCGTCATTCTGGCTGTCGATGACGTTGTTGATTTCGACAATTGCGGCATATCCGCTGGTTGTGGCCTTTTCCCGATATGTGCTGGGTGTGCGCAAGATCGCCCCCGGTGAAGTAGATGAATTGGGGCACCGGATATGAGGCGAAACCCGAAAGACACCATTGAAAGCCAGCGTCGCATTACCCGCCGCGCACTGTTTCTCGGGGCCTCGCAACTGGCGTTTGTCGGGGTGCTTGCGGCCAGAATGCGGTATTTGCAGGTGGATCAGGCGGACCAATACCGGCTTTTGGCGGATGAAAACCGTATCAATATCCGCCTTTTGCCCCCGGCGCGCGGATTGATTTATGATCGAAACGGTGTGGCTTTGGCGGTGAATAAACCGCTCTACCGGATCACCATCGTGCGCGAAGATGCGGGTGACGTGAACAATGTTGTAGCGCGCCTGAATGCGCTGGTCCCGCTTGATCCCGAAGAAATCGCACGCGCGCTGGATGAAATGAAACGGCGCAGCCCCTTTGTGCCTGTAACACTTGCCGAGCGTCTTACATGGGAGGATATTGCCGAAGTTGCCGTCAACGCCCCAGCACTTCCTGGTGTCACACCCGAGGTTGGTCTGTCCCGCGCTTATCCTCTGGCGGATGATTTTGCCCATATCGTTGGTTATGTGGGGGCCGTGAACGAGGCTGATTTGAACCGTACCAATGACCGTGATCCGCTGCTGCAAATCCCCCGCTTCCAGATCGGCAAGGTCGGGGTCGAGGCCAAACTGGAAAAATCCCTGCGCGGCAAGGCAGGTATCAAGCGCATCGAAGTGAATTCAATTGGTCGTGTCATGCGCGAGCTGGGCCGGGAAGAAGGCGAGCCGGGGGCTAACCTGCAGTTGACCATCGACAGCGCATTGCAAAACTATGTTCAGGCGCGTCTTGAAGGGGAAAGTGCTGCGGCTGTTGTGATCGATGTGCAGACGGGGGATTTGCTGGCAATCGGTTCGACGCCCGCGTTTGATCCGAACAAATTTGTAAATGGCATATCGCAGGCGGACTATTCGGCGTTGTTGAATGACAAATATCGTCCGTTGCCAAACAAGGCTATACAAGGGGTTTACCCGCCGGCGTCGACATTCAAAATGATCACGGCCCTTGCCGCACTCGAAGCAGGGGTGCTGACTTCGGAAGAAACCGTAAAATGCAACGGGTTTGTCGAGGTGGGCGGCCGAAGGTTCCATTGCTGGAAACGCTCGGGCCATGGAAATGTAAACCTGAAAAACAGCCTGAAAAAATCATGTGACGTTTTCTATTACGAGATGGCACAGCGTGCAGGAATCGAAAAAATATCGGAGATGGCACGTAAATTCGGCTTTGGTACTAAATTTGATGTTCCGATGTCTTCAGTGGCCAAAGGATTGGCGCCAACAAAAAGCTGGAAACTGGAGCATCGTGGTTCGGAATGGGTGATCGGAGACTCCTTGAATGCTGCGATCGGACAGGGGTTTGTTTTATCGTCGCCCATGCAACAAGCATTGATGACCGCGCGGTTGGCCACAGGGCGGGCTGTTATGCCAAGGCTGATCAAATCGGTAAACGGGGCAGAAACCCCGATTAATGCAGGCGAGCCTTTGGGCATCAATGAAAACAATCTGCGATTGGTGCGAAAGGCAATGTATGCTGTCGTTAATGAAACCGGTGGCACCGCTTTTCGATCTCGGATTCTGACGGAAAACATGCGTATGGCTGGCAAGACCGGCACCAGTCAGGTCGGGAATACGGTGGTCCGCAATAAGGATGTGCCGTGGGAAAAACGCGATCACGCGCTGTTTGTCAGCTTTGCCCCGTTTGATAATCCGCGAATTGCCGTTTCTGTCGTGGTGGAGCATGGTGGCGGTGGGTCCAAGGCGGCAGCACCTATTGCCCGCGACATTGCACTTCAGGCGCTTTACGGGGAACTGCCACCCCTTGATGCCTACCCCGAGCGGGACCGTTGGCGCATCCGAAGCGAGCAAAAGGAGTTGAACCTGCGCGACCCGGAAACATTCCGCGAAGGTAAAGATCAGGCATGAGTTACCTTGAGCACAATATTAAAACGGTCCCGTCGGGCTTGCGGAAAATCCTGTTCCTGAACTGGCCGGTCATCCTGTTGCTTGCAGCGATCTCGGGCATCGGTTTCTTGATCCTGTATTCGGTTGCCGGCGGGTCGATGCGCCCCTGGGTCGAGCCGCAAATGAAACGCTTAGCCTTTGGCATGGGGTTGATGCTGTTTATCGCCATGGTGCCGATCTGGTTCTGGCGCAACATGTCGGCGCTGGCCTATCTGGTGTCTGTGCTGTTGCTGCTGGCTGTGCATTTCTTTGGCACAGTGAACATGGGGGCGAAACGCTGGATTGATCTGGGGTTTATGGTGTTGCAGCCGTCCGAACTGGCAAAAATAACCCTGATTATGGTGCTGGCGGCCTATTATGACTGGCTGGATATCAAGA is a window encoding:
- a CDS encoding rod shape-determining protein; this encodes MAGLSGLFSSDMAIDLGTANTLVYVKGKGIILNEPSVVAYHVKDGVKKVLAVGEDAKLMLGRTPGSIEAIRPMREGVIADFDTAEEMIKHFIRKVHKRTTFSKPKIIVCVPHGATPVEKRAIRQSVLSAGARRAGLIAEPIAAAIGAGMPITDPTGNMVVDIGGGTTEVAVLSLGDIVYARSVRVGGDRMDEAIISYLRRQHNLLIGETTAERIKTSIGTARMPDDGRGASMHIRGRDLLNGVPKETEVNQAQIAEALAEPVQQICEAVMTALEATPPDLAADIVDRGVMLTGGGALLGDLDLALREQTGLAISIADESLNCVALGTGKALEYEKQLRHVIDYDS
- the mreC gene encoding rod shape-determining protein MreC is translated as MAKDRNTHAHYVRPIRRILVGLLVFVLLALFLLWRIDSPRVERFRAAIVDRFVPNFEWALVPVTAAAGMIENFRSYNKIYEQNQELRRELQRLKSWKEAAVQLEQQNAKLLALNSVRLDPKLTSVSGVVLADSGSPFRQSVLLNVGSRDGVKDGWATMDGLGLVGRISGVGKNTARVILLTDANSRIPVTIQPSGQRSLLVGDNFARPLIEFLEKPELVRPGDRVVTSGDGGVFPAGLLVGEVTKDLDRRLRVRLAADYERLDFLRVLRSRNVEVIKDPGALLIGERSAPQPPAPEEGANDG
- a CDS encoding rod shape-determining protein MreD, which gives rise to MMVDPALSRKWVYWALFLVLAGLMFFMRLIPLQTTPSNWAMPDLLVCMCFAWVLRRPDYTPVLLIAAVMLLADMLFQRPPGLMAALVVIGTEFLRRRTHLMRELPFMFEWAMVAGVMVAMLIAYRLVLIVVMQPRPSFWLSMTLLISTIAAYPLVVAFSRYVLGVRKIAPGEVDELGHRI
- the mrdA gene encoding penicillin-binding protein 2 produces the protein MRRNPKDTIESQRRITRRALFLGASQLAFVGVLAARMRYLQVDQADQYRLLADENRINIRLLPPARGLIYDRNGVALAVNKPLYRITIVREDAGDVNNVVARLNALVPLDPEEIARALDEMKRRSPFVPVTLAERLTWEDIAEVAVNAPALPGVTPEVGLSRAYPLADDFAHIVGYVGAVNEADLNRTNDRDPLLQIPRFQIGKVGVEAKLEKSLRGKAGIKRIEVNSIGRVMRELGREEGEPGANLQLTIDSALQNYVQARLEGESAAAVVIDVQTGDLLAIGSTPAFDPNKFVNGISQADYSALLNDKYRPLPNKAIQGVYPPASTFKMITALAALEAGVLTSEETVKCNGFVEVGGRRFHCWKRSGHGNVNLKNSLKKSCDVFYYEMAQRAGIEKISEMARKFGFGTKFDVPMSSVAKGLAPTKSWKLEHRGSEWVIGDSLNAAIGQGFVLSSPMQQALMTARLATGRAVMPRLIKSVNGAETPINAGEPLGINENNLRLVRKAMYAVVNETGGTAFRSRILTENMRMAGKTGTSQVGNTVVRNKDVPWEKRDHALFVSFAPFDNPRIAVSVVVEHGGGGSKAAAPIARDIALQALYGELPPLDAYPERDRWRIRSEQKELNLRDPETFREGKDQA